Proteins encoded within one genomic window of Eleutherodactylus coqui strain aEleCoq1 chromosome 1, aEleCoq1.hap1, whole genome shotgun sequence:
- the MLF1 gene encoding myeloid leukemia factor 1 isoform X1 → MFGSLLRDFEEDPFFSDPFTAHQEHVRQMMRSFSDPFGRDPFFSITDGRSHGRRGQQSSQVALREDHRASSLCHMPSAPFSSMVPDLKDGFHSIDNMMANMRNRMIDLHNHFEGLADRPDVHSFKSSSVMTYSKTGDEPPKIFHATSQTRKAPGGIKETKKAVKDSESGMETLAVGHHIKDRAHIVQQMKNKKTGDQELNQEFLNMDESDAPSFDYEWEGAISKFKPFEKKFSIEAPKHQRAQYSTKIGPPDVPRRERCISKMVI, encoded by the exons GGATCCCTTCACTGCCCACCAAGAACATGTGAGACAGATGATGAGAAGTTTCTCTGATCCCTTTGGCCGGGATCCCTTCTTCAGTATCACAGATGGCAGATCTCATGGCCGGAGAGGGCAGCAAAGTTCCCAGGTGGCTCTGAGAGAAGATCACAGG GCCTCAAGTCTGTGTCACATGCCTAGTGCTCCCTTTTCTAGTATG GTCCCCGATTTGAAGGATGGGTTTCACTCCATTGACAATATGATGGCAAATATGAGGAACAGAATGATAGACCTACACAACCACTTT GAAGGATTGGCAGACAGACCCGACGTTCACTCATTTAAGTCCTCCTCGGTAATGACCTATTCCAAAACTGGAGATGAACCTCCTAAGATTTTCCATGCAACAAGTCAAACCCGTAAAGCTCCTGGTGGC ATAAAAGAAACCAAGAAAGCTGTCAAGGACTCTGAAAGCGGAATGGAAACACTTGCTGTTGGACATCACATCAAAGACCGTGCCCATATTGTTCAGCAGATGAAGAACAAGAAGACAGGAGACCAAGAACTCAACCAAGAATTTTTAAATATGGATGAAT CCGATGCACCTTCATTTGACTATGAATGGGAAGGAGCTATTTCCAAGTTCAAACCATTTGAGAAAAAGTTTTCCATAGAAGCTCCTAAACACCAAAGAGCTCAGTATTCCACCAAAATAGGACCCCCAGATGTGCCTAGAAG AGAGAGATGCATCTCAAAAATGGTCATCTAG
- the MLF1 gene encoding myeloid leukemia factor 1 isoform X2, translating into MFGSLLRDFEEDPFFSDPFTAHQEHVRQMMRSFSDPFGRDPFFSITDGRSHGRRGQQSSQVALREDHRVPDLKDGFHSIDNMMANMRNRMIDLHNHFEGLADRPDVHSFKSSSVMTYSKTGDEPPKIFHATSQTRKAPGGIKETKKAVKDSESGMETLAVGHHIKDRAHIVQQMKNKKTGDQELNQEFLNMDESDAPSFDYEWEGAISKFKPFEKKFSIEAPKHQRAQYSTKIGPPDVPRRERCISKMVI; encoded by the exons GGATCCCTTCACTGCCCACCAAGAACATGTGAGACAGATGATGAGAAGTTTCTCTGATCCCTTTGGCCGGGATCCCTTCTTCAGTATCACAGATGGCAGATCTCATGGCCGGAGAGGGCAGCAAAGTTCCCAGGTGGCTCTGAGAGAAGATCACAGG GTCCCCGATTTGAAGGATGGGTTTCACTCCATTGACAATATGATGGCAAATATGAGGAACAGAATGATAGACCTACACAACCACTTT GAAGGATTGGCAGACAGACCCGACGTTCACTCATTTAAGTCCTCCTCGGTAATGACCTATTCCAAAACTGGAGATGAACCTCCTAAGATTTTCCATGCAACAAGTCAAACCCGTAAAGCTCCTGGTGGC ATAAAAGAAACCAAGAAAGCTGTCAAGGACTCTGAAAGCGGAATGGAAACACTTGCTGTTGGACATCACATCAAAGACCGTGCCCATATTGTTCAGCAGATGAAGAACAAGAAGACAGGAGACCAAGAACTCAACCAAGAATTTTTAAATATGGATGAAT CCGATGCACCTTCATTTGACTATGAATGGGAAGGAGCTATTTCCAAGTTCAAACCATTTGAGAAAAAGTTTTCCATAGAAGCTCCTAAACACCAAAGAGCTCAGTATTCCACCAAAATAGGACCCCCAGATGTGCCTAGAAG AGAGAGATGCATCTCAAAAATGGTCATCTAG